In Geopsychrobacter electrodiphilus DSM 16401, a single window of DNA contains:
- a CDS encoding nucleotide pyrophosphohydrolase — MSDARITLQDLKEKMDDFVHARDWEQFHTPKNIAMSIAIEAAELMEHFQWLTVEQSKQLDDKALAEMGEELADIIIYSLSMANFLKLDLAETVLAKMEKNIRKYPVDQVQGKSHKYTYYLKNDEK; from the coding sequence ATGAGCGATGCACGCATCACCCTGCAGGATTTGAAGGAGAAAATGGACGATTTTGTTCACGCGCGGGACTGGGAGCAATTTCACACGCCGAAGAATATCGCCATGTCGATAGCGATCGAAGCTGCCGAGTTGATGGAGCATTTTCAGTGGCTGACCGTCGAGCAGTCGAAACAGCTGGATGATAAAGCGCTGGCCGAGATGGGGGAGGAGTTGGCTGATATCATCATCTATTCGTTGTCCATGGCTAATTTTCTCAAGTTGGATCTGGCGGAAACCGTGCTGGCCAAGATGGAGAAGAATATCCGTAAATATCCGGTCGATCAGGTCCAGGGGAAATCACACAAATACACCTACTACTTGAAGAACGATGAAAAATAG
- the dnaE gene encoding DNA polymerase III subunit alpha: MQSSAFVHLHLHSQYSLLDGAIKLDELITRAKDFNMPAVAVTDHGNMFGAVEFYSKAHAAGIKPIVGCEVYVAPGSRFTKGNARGSSEASYHLILLCQNLAGYQNICRLISAAYREGFYYRPRIDWDLLAQHNEGLIALSACLGGELPTLFNLGQPEEALRRATEMSQIFDNGRFYLELQENYIPEQRRANDGLIQLSRELSLPLVATNDCHYLRREDAFAHEVLLCIQTGKTMDDPKRMRFANDEFYVKSPQEMADLFPEHPEALANTLKIAAQCNLELDFNTYHFPQYEKPADKSLDEVLAEMSWQGLEERLGEVRKVREISDEKLKEYHARLQTELDCIAQMGFPGYFLIVADFINWGKNNGVPVGPGRGSAAGSLVAWSVRITDIDPLPYNLLFERFLNPERVSMPDIDVDFCIYGRERVIDYVREKYGHENVAQIITFGTMLAKGVLRDVGRALNIPYGEVDKIAKMVPNVLGITLKDALVQEPKLKTLVEKDSRIKELVRISLALEGLTRHASTHAAGVVVTPKPLSEYLPLYTDPKSGGQVTQFPMKYVEKIGLVKFDFLGLKTLTVIENAVRLVREGGVADFDLKLIGDDDKKTYELLSRGETTGVFQLESSGMKEYLVKLKPSCFEDLIAMVALYRPGPLGSGMVDSFIKRKNGVESFVQTLSQLEPILKDTYGVIVYQEQVMQIARTLAGYSLGRADLLRRAMGKKDPVVMAKEKEPFLTGAREQRLDVKKAEAIFDLMAKFAEYGFNKSHSAAYALVAYHTAYLKAHYPVEFMAALLTEDMENTDKVIKNISEVRSMGIEVFPPDINASDRSFTVSATAIRFGLGAVKGVGAAALESIIEVRKGKPFNSLQDFCERVDLRKVNKKVVEALIKCGAFDTLGGKRAQFMAAFEEAMEIGQRLQRERESGQESLFGSHEVVSVAGNGYGVLPEIEEWDEKDLLAYEKESLGFYVSGHPLDRFSDQIKRFTTCDSSGLTERTDKEKVRLCGIVSGIKELMTKKGDRMAFISLEDLCGSVECVVFPEVYASSMELLKGEEPLLLTGELDVGEEACKLLVNEVELLRDAAQKQTRRVNIRLTTPGLDEMQLRELKSIVQRYRGNCDVALHMVIPNRSETIIRLPEQLRMAASDEAMAEAAKLFGYNIMTFE; encoded by the coding sequence ATGCAATCATCCGCTTTCGTCCATCTTCATCTTCACAGCCAATACAGCCTGCTCGATGGTGCAATCAAACTTGATGAGCTGATCACGCGTGCCAAAGATTTTAATATGCCGGCGGTGGCTGTCACAGACCATGGCAACATGTTCGGCGCGGTCGAATTTTACAGCAAAGCACATGCTGCCGGAATCAAACCGATTGTCGGCTGTGAAGTCTATGTTGCGCCCGGATCCCGTTTTACCAAGGGGAACGCGCGGGGCTCATCAGAGGCTTCTTATCACCTGATTCTGCTCTGTCAAAACCTGGCCGGGTATCAAAATATCTGCCGTCTGATTTCTGCCGCCTATCGCGAGGGGTTTTACTACCGGCCGCGGATCGACTGGGACCTGCTTGCTCAACACAATGAGGGACTGATTGCCCTGTCAGCCTGCCTCGGTGGCGAGTTGCCGACCCTGTTTAATCTCGGTCAACCGGAGGAGGCATTACGCCGCGCGACTGAAATGTCGCAGATCTTTGATAACGGACGATTTTATCTGGAACTGCAGGAGAATTACATCCCTGAGCAGAGAAGGGCCAATGACGGGTTGATTCAGCTCTCGCGTGAGCTCTCTCTGCCACTGGTTGCGACAAACGATTGTCATTATCTGCGGCGCGAAGATGCCTTCGCCCACGAGGTTTTACTCTGTATCCAGACCGGTAAGACGATGGATGACCCGAAGCGGATGCGCTTCGCCAACGATGAATTTTACGTCAAAAGTCCGCAGGAGATGGCGGATCTTTTCCCCGAGCATCCTGAAGCATTAGCCAACACGTTGAAGATCGCCGCTCAGTGCAACCTTGAGCTCGATTTCAATACTTATCATTTTCCGCAGTATGAAAAACCGGCCGACAAGTCGCTGGATGAGGTTCTGGCCGAAATGAGTTGGCAGGGGCTCGAAGAACGCCTGGGCGAGGTGCGCAAGGTGCGCGAAATTAGCGATGAGAAACTTAAGGAGTATCATGCTCGGTTGCAGACAGAGCTCGATTGTATCGCTCAGATGGGCTTCCCTGGATATTTTCTGATCGTCGCCGATTTTATCAACTGGGGGAAAAACAACGGAGTCCCGGTCGGACCTGGCCGCGGGAGTGCCGCCGGGAGTCTGGTGGCATGGTCGGTCCGTATCACTGATATCGATCCGCTCCCGTATAATCTGCTGTTTGAACGTTTCCTGAATCCTGAGCGGGTTTCAATGCCGGATATCGACGTCGATTTTTGCATTTATGGTCGTGAACGGGTGATTGACTATGTTCGTGAAAAGTACGGTCACGAAAATGTCGCCCAGATCATCACCTTCGGTACCATGCTTGCCAAAGGGGTACTGCGGGATGTCGGGCGGGCGCTGAATATCCCTTACGGAGAGGTCGATAAAATTGCCAAGATGGTACCGAACGTCCTTGGTATCACATTAAAAGATGCGCTGGTGCAAGAGCCGAAACTTAAAACTCTGGTCGAGAAGGATTCCAGAATTAAGGAGTTGGTCCGTATTTCCCTGGCTCTTGAAGGGCTAACTCGTCATGCTTCGACCCATGCGGCCGGAGTGGTGGTGACCCCGAAGCCGCTGTCGGAGTATCTACCGCTGTATACTGACCCGAAATCGGGCGGGCAGGTCACCCAGTTTCCGATGAAATATGTCGAGAAAATCGGTCTGGTCAAGTTTGACTTTCTGGGCCTGAAAACCCTGACGGTTATCGAGAACGCCGTGCGGCTGGTGCGTGAGGGGGGCGTTGCCGATTTCGATCTGAAGCTGATCGGGGATGATGACAAGAAAACCTACGAACTGCTGTCGCGCGGCGAGACGACTGGCGTTTTTCAGCTTGAATCCTCGGGAATGAAAGAATATCTGGTCAAGCTCAAACCGAGCTGTTTTGAAGATCTGATTGCCATGGTGGCGCTTTATCGTCCAGGCCCACTGGGGTCAGGGATGGTTGACTCATTCATCAAACGCAAGAACGGGGTTGAAAGTTTCGTCCAAACGCTGTCGCAGCTTGAACCGATACTGAAGGATACTTATGGGGTTATTGTCTATCAGGAACAGGTCATGCAGATTGCGCGCACGCTGGCCGGATATTCCCTCGGTCGTGCCGACTTGTTGCGGCGGGCGATGGGGAAAAAGGACCCGGTGGTCATGGCTAAGGAGAAGGAGCCTTTCCTCACCGGGGCCAGGGAGCAGAGACTTGATGTTAAGAAAGCCGAGGCGATCTTCGATTTGATGGCCAAGTTCGCCGAGTATGGTTTCAATAAATCCCATTCCGCGGCCTATGCCCTGGTCGCTTATCACACCGCTTATCTGAAGGCTCATTATCCTGTTGAGTTTATGGCCGCCCTGCTGACCGAGGATATGGAGAATACCGACAAGGTGATCAAAAATATCAGCGAAGTGCGGTCCATGGGGATCGAAGTTTTTCCGCCTGATATTAACGCCTCGGATCGCTCTTTTACGGTTAGCGCGACAGCGATTCGGTTTGGACTTGGTGCCGTCAAGGGGGTTGGGGCGGCGGCTCTCGAATCGATTATAGAGGTACGAAAAGGGAAGCCCTTTAATTCGCTGCAGGATTTTTGTGAGCGGGTCGATTTGCGTAAGGTCAATAAGAAAGTGGTCGAAGCCCTGATCAAGTGTGGAGCATTCGATACTCTCGGTGGGAAGCGCGCTCAGTTTATGGCTGCGTTTGAGGAGGCGATGGAGATCGGTCAGCGTTTGCAGCGCGAGAGAGAATCTGGCCAGGAGTCGTTGTTCGGAAGCCATGAGGTCGTTTCGGTTGCGGGGAATGGGTATGGAGTTCTCCCCGAAATTGAGGAATGGGATGAGAAAGATCTGCTGGCGTATGAGAAGGAATCCCTTGGTTTTTATGTCTCGGGACACCCTTTAGATCGCTTTTCCGACCAGATCAAGCGTTTCACCACATGTGACAGCTCAGGGCTGACAGAACGGACAGACAAGGAGAAGGTTCGTTTGTGCGGAATTGTTTCCGGCATTAAGGAGTTGATGACCAAAAAAGGGGATCGGATGGCCTTTATCAGCCTTGAAGATCTGTGCGGGTCGGTTGAATGCGTGGTTTTTCCTGAGGTTTACGCTAGCTCAATGGAACTGTTGAAAGGGGAGGAACCTCTTTTGCTGACCGGCGAACTCGATGTCGGTGAGGAGGCCTGCAAGCTGCTGGTTAATGAGGTCGAATTGCTGCGTGACGCTGCGCAGAAGCAGACCAGACGGGTTAATATCCGGCTGACCACACCAGGGCTTGATGAGATGCAATTGCGCGAGCTCAAGTCAATTGTACAGCGTTATCGTGGCAACTGTGATGTTGCTCTGCATATGGTCATCCCCAACCGGAGCGAAACCATTATCCGGCTCCCTGAACAGCTGAGGATGGCGGCGTCAGACGAGGCCATGGCCGAAGCGGCAAAACTGTTCGGTTATAATATAATGACCTTTGAGTGA
- a CDS encoding septal ring lytic transglycosylase RlpA family protein, giving the protein MRLFGWVLLTLVLAACSAHTTRVIETPETRQLKGWQKPYEVDGQRYQPLRDHQGFTQRGIASWYGKKFNGHLTSNGEIYDMYAMTAAHKTLPLGVEVRVTNRRNGKSAVVRINDRGPFVAGRVIDLSFSAAKELDVVEQGTAPVDIVALGYPHQQGAKKIYSAPVDYDTGSFAVQVGAFAQEGNAKRLAQKLKPSFTRTDVNFSDTDGRALYRVRVGDFHSLQMAESVKEKLAHSGFPGVFVVAFD; this is encoded by the coding sequence ATGCGTCTTTTTGGATGGGTTCTTTTGACCTTGGTCCTGGCCGCTTGTAGTGCACATACGACAAGAGTCATTGAAACTCCAGAGACTCGCCAACTGAAAGGCTGGCAAAAACCATATGAAGTTGACGGCCAGAGATATCAACCTCTGCGTGACCATCAGGGTTTTACTCAGCGTGGGATAGCCAGTTGGTACGGTAAGAAGTTTAACGGTCACTTGACCAGTAACGGCGAAATTTACGATATGTATGCGATGACGGCCGCACACAAGACTTTGCCTCTCGGGGTTGAGGTGCGGGTGACGAATCGTCGCAACGGCAAATCGGCCGTGGTGCGCATCAACGACAGGGGTCCTTTTGTTGCCGGGCGGGTTATCGACCTCTCTTTTTCAGCGGCGAAAGAGCTGGATGTTGTTGAGCAGGGGACGGCCCCTGTCGACATTGTTGCTCTCGGTTATCCTCATCAGCAGGGGGCAAAAAAAATCTACTCAGCGCCGGTCGATTATGATACCGGCAGCTTTGCCGTTCAGGTTGGAGCTTTCGCTCAGGAAGGCAACGCCAAACGACTTGCCCAAAAATTAAAGCCAAGTTTTACGCGGACTGATGTTAATTTTAGCGACACCGATGGGCGAGCCCTTTATCGTGTCCGTGTTGGTGATTTCCATTCACTCCAGATGGCTGAGTCTGTAAAAGAAAAGTTAGCGCACAGTGGTTTCCCCGGTGTATTTGTCGTTGCATTTGACTGA
- a CDS encoding helix-turn-helix transcriptional regulator gives MKNRLRKPGKPAKKYSQAARLHDVIRILEQRFGATVEELVEECQVTRRTVYRDLVAIEEAGYPLIKERQDSGEVIYRFVAGFKNLPPITFSLEELMTLYLCRGQLDFLQGTPFQEDLDAVFNRLRSGLPARSVAHLERIAEAGSSKIQGFRDYSGKREILTLLRQALLKQQRCKIRYAPARREAADYLFDPYTLLFYNSSLYLGGYAHNRKALRLFLLDRIEAVSPVDDRFEVPDDYRPAQLTGSAFGLIDEGPERSLDLLFAEPIAHLIRERIWHPQQQLEECPDGAVRLQFSAAGDTEILSWLFSMLPHVQILGPETLREKFLQALRQTLEKSTV, from the coding sequence ATGAAAAATAGACTTAGAAAACCTGGCAAACCGGCTAAGAAGTACAGCCAGGCGGCGCGTCTGCATGACGTTATCCGGATTCTTGAGCAGCGTTTCGGGGCGACGGTCGAGGAACTTGTCGAGGAGTGTCAGGTGACCAGGCGTACGGTCTACCGTGACCTGGTCGCGATAGAAGAGGCCGGATATCCGCTGATCAAGGAACGTCAGGATTCAGGCGAAGTGATTTATCGTTTTGTCGCCGGTTTCAAGAACCTGCCGCCGATCACCTTCTCCCTTGAAGAGCTGATGACCCTTTACCTGTGTCGCGGTCAGCTCGACTTCCTTCAGGGGACCCCCTTTCAAGAGGATCTCGATGCGGTCTTCAATCGCCTGCGTTCTGGCCTTCCAGCCCGTTCGGTTGCGCATCTCGAACGGATTGCCGAAGCGGGCAGTTCTAAAATTCAAGGCTTTCGTGACTATAGTGGCAAGCGTGAAATTCTGACCCTGTTGCGTCAGGCCCTGCTCAAACAGCAACGCTGCAAAATTCGTTACGCCCCGGCGCGGCGCGAAGCGGCCGACTATCTTTTCGATCCGTACACCCTGCTTTTTTATAACAGTTCGCTCTACCTGGGCGGCTATGCGCATAATCGCAAGGCGTTACGCCTGTTTCTGCTGGATCGGATCGAGGCGGTCAGTCCCGTCGACGACCGCTTCGAGGTCCCGGACGATTACCGCCCCGCTCAGCTTACGGGCAGCGCCTTCGGATTGATCGACGAGGGGCCGGAGCGTAGCCTTGATCTGCTATTTGCCGAACCGATCGCCCATCTGATCCGTGAACGAATCTGGCACCCGCAGCAACAACTGGAAGAGTGTCCAGACGGTGCAGTGCGCCTGCAATTCAGCGCCGCCGGTGATACTGAAATTCTCTCCTGGCTCTTCTCAATGCTCCCGCATGTGCAGATCCTCGGTCCCGAGACCCTGCGTGAGAAATTTTTACAGGCTCTACGCCAGACCCTTGAGAAGTCCACAGTCTGA
- a CDS encoding Maf family protein: MRQLILASTSPYRLQLLRQLQLPFITAAPSFKETIDPAIAPELLVRHLALGKAQSLAEGYPNALIIGSDQVFVDQRGRAVGKPGSEEAAISQLRQMAGRTHIFFTGIAIFDSENSAYQTDFSAFSVSLRALSDAQIIDYVRREKPYECAGAFKIEGLGIALMEKMAGDDYNTLIGLPLIKLVSMLKKFGVEVFASKATV; encoded by the coding sequence ATGCGCCAACTGATTCTGGCTTCGACCAGTCCTTACCGTCTGCAATTGCTGCGGCAGTTGCAACTGCCCTTCATTACCGCGGCTCCATCCTTCAAAGAAACGATTGATCCGGCGATCGCCCCCGAACTGCTGGTGCGACATCTCGCCCTGGGTAAGGCTCAGAGCCTTGCGGAGGGCTATCCCAATGCGTTGATCATCGGTTCCGATCAGGTTTTTGTTGATCAACGGGGGCGGGCCGTTGGGAAGCCGGGGAGCGAAGAGGCTGCAATCTCTCAGCTCAGGCAGATGGCCGGCCGCACGCACATATTTTTTACCGGAATTGCCATCTTTGACAGCGAGAACAGCGCATATCAAACTGACTTTTCCGCGTTTTCTGTCAGTTTACGCGCATTGAGCGATGCCCAGATCATTGATTATGTGCGGCGTGAAAAGCCCTACGAGTGTGCTGGTGCCTTTAAAATTGAGGGACTGGGGATCGCGCTGATGGAAAAAATGGCGGGGGATGATTACAACACCCTGATCGGGTTGCCGCTGATTAAACTTGTCAGCATGCTTAAAAAGTTTGGTGTTGAAGTCTTCGCTTCTAAAGCGACAGTTTAG
- a CDS encoding GMP reductase yields the protein MRIEHDLKLGFKDVLIRPKRSTLKSRAEVKLERSYTFLHSQLQWSGVPIIAANMDTVGTFAMAEALAKHDMLCALHKHYSLQEWQDWLKQAGENIYQRIMVSTGTSDNDMEKLKAVLSIAPQLQFICIDVANGYAESFVDFVSRVREAYPQMTIIAGNVVTGEMVEELLLAGADVVKVGIGPGSVCTTRVKTGVGYPQLSAVIECADAAHGLGGRIISDGGCICPGDVSKAFGAGSDFVMLGGMLAGHDESGGQLVEREGLQYKLFYGMSSSTAMSKHVGGVAEYRSSEGKTVEVPYRGVVEETLRDILGGVRSTCTYVGAAELRELTKRTTFIRVQEQENRTFS from the coding sequence ATGCGTATTGAACATGATCTCAAGCTCGGCTTCAAGGATGTCCTGATCCGGCCCAAGCGCTCCACATTGAAAAGCCGTGCCGAAGTGAAGCTTGAGCGCAGCTACACCTTTCTGCACAGCCAATTGCAATGGAGCGGGGTGCCGATTATAGCAGCCAACATGGATACCGTTGGCACCTTCGCCATGGCCGAGGCCCTGGCCAAACACGATATGCTCTGCGCCCTGCACAAACACTACAGCTTGCAGGAATGGCAAGACTGGTTGAAGCAGGCAGGTGAAAATATCTATCAAAGGATTATGGTCAGTACCGGGACCTCGGACAACGATATGGAGAAATTAAAGGCGGTTTTAAGCATCGCACCACAGCTACAGTTTATCTGCATTGATGTCGCCAATGGCTACGCCGAATCCTTCGTCGACTTTGTCTCGCGGGTACGTGAAGCCTATCCGCAGATGACGATCATTGCCGGGAATGTCGTCACCGGAGAGATGGTCGAAGAACTGCTGCTCGCCGGGGCCGATGTCGTCAAAGTCGGAATCGGCCCCGGCTCAGTTTGCACCACAAGGGTAAAAACCGGAGTCGGTTACCCGCAACTTTCGGCGGTGATTGAATGTGCCGATGCTGCTCACGGTCTGGGTGGCAGAATCATCTCAGATGGCGGCTGCATCTGTCCTGGCGATGTTTCAAAGGCGTTCGGCGCCGGTTCTGATTTTGTCATGCTCGGCGGGATGCTCGCCGGCCATGATGAGAGCGGCGGTCAACTGGTTGAGCGTGAGGGGCTACAATACAAACTCTTTTACGGCATGAGTTCATCAACGGCCATGAGTAAACATGTGGGCGGTGTAGCAGAATACCGCTCTTCTGAAGGGAAAACAGTTGAAGTCCCCTATCGCGGGGTCGTTGAAGAGACCCTGCGTGACATTCTCGGCGGGGTGCGCTCTACCTGCACCTACGTCGGCGCTGCAGAACTGCGTGAACTGACTAAGCGCACGACTTTTATTCGCGTTCAGGAGCAGGAGAACCGCACCTTTTCCTGA
- the accA gene encoding acetyl-CoA carboxylase carboxyl transferase subunit alpha, whose amino-acid sequence MSNYLEFEKPLAELEAKIGELRDFSTDNVDFGSDIKKLEKKSEKLKKEIFSNLSRWQRTQLARHADRPYVLDYINLIFTDWFEVHGDRNFRDDPALVCGFARFEGRPCCVIGHQKGRNTKEKVYRNFGMPNPEGYRKALRVMQMAEQFGLPIFTFVDTPGAFPGIGAEERGQAEAIARNLREMSLLKVPVIVTIAGEGGSGGALAIAVGNRVLMMEYSVYAVISPEGCAAILWSDGTKGPQAAEALKLTSRDVEELGCVIDDVVPEPLGGAHSDHKTAANTLKDYLKRHLEELSKLSPDELIEQRYQRFRGMTQIEE is encoded by the coding sequence ATGAGCAACTACCTTGAATTTGAAAAGCCTCTGGCCGAGCTTGAGGCAAAAATAGGCGAACTCCGTGATTTCTCAACGGATAATGTTGATTTTGGCAGTGATATCAAGAAGCTTGAAAAAAAATCTGAAAAATTAAAAAAGGAAATTTTCTCAAATCTCAGCCGCTGGCAGCGTACTCAACTGGCGCGGCATGCTGACCGTCCCTACGTGCTTGATTATATCAACCTGATCTTTACTGACTGGTTTGAGGTCCATGGAGACCGCAATTTTCGGGATGACCCGGCCCTTGTTTGCGGCTTCGCCCGCTTTGAAGGTCGCCCCTGTTGCGTGATCGGGCATCAGAAAGGGCGGAACACCAAAGAGAAAGTCTACCGCAACTTTGGCATGCCAAATCCTGAAGGCTACCGCAAGGCGCTGCGTGTCATGCAGATGGCCGAGCAGTTCGGCTTGCCGATCTTCACTTTTGTTGACACTCCTGGTGCTTTTCCTGGTATCGGTGCCGAAGAACGCGGCCAGGCCGAGGCGATTGCGCGTAATTTGCGCGAGATGTCTTTGCTTAAAGTCCCTGTTATTGTCACGATCGCCGGGGAGGGTGGTTCGGGCGGCGCATTGGCGATTGCGGTCGGCAACCGGGTATTGATGATGGAATACTCGGTTTATGCCGTTATTTCACCAGAAGGCTGCGCCGCTATTTTATGGAGCGACGGCACCAAGGGGCCGCAGGCGGCCGAAGCACTGAAGCTGACTTCGCGAGATGTTGAAGAGTTGGGCTGCGTGATTGATGATGTGGTCCCCGAACCACTTGGTGGTGCGCACAGTGACCATAAAACAGCGGCCAATACCCTTAAAGATTATCTGAAACGTCATTTGGAAGAGCTGTCGAAACTCTCTCCCGATGAACTGATCGAACAACGTTATCAGCGTTTTCGGGGTATGACCCAGATCGAAGAGTAG